A genomic window from Cytobacillus suaedae includes:
- a CDS encoding RDD family protein has translation MDHTIVQSDDEKINEVNKQHNSNTLLTNSAVPYAGFWMRFWAYLVDLIVIGSINRIIIYPVLRYFDFPLSDSNMFAVSSIATAITFYLYFVLMTKFFSQTLGKMIFGLKVIELHGEKIKWSTVFFREFIGKFISKFLFIGYILVAFLPKKQGLHDIFADTTVIHEK, from the coding sequence ATGGATCATACAATAGTACAATCAGATGATGAAAAAATAAATGAAGTAAACAAACAACACAACTCCAATACGTTGTTAACTAATTCTGCAGTACCTTATGCCGGATTTTGGATGAGGTTTTGGGCTTACCTAGTGGATTTAATTGTGATTGGAAGTATTAATCGTATTATAATCTATCCTGTGTTACGTTATTTTGATTTTCCTTTATCAGATTCAAATATGTTTGCAGTAAGCTCAATTGCAACGGCCATCACATTTTACTTGTATTTTGTGCTTATGACAAAGTTCTTTAGCCAAACCTTAGGCAAAATGATATTTGGACTAAAAGTAATCGAGCTTCATGGTGAGAAAATCAAGTGGTCCACTGTCTTTTTTAGAGAGTTTATCGGGAAGTTTATATCTAAGTTTTTATTTATTGGATACATTTTAGTGGCCTTTTTACCAAAAAAACAGGGTCTTCACGATATATTTGCAGATACAACAGTTATACATGAAAAATAA
- the sppA gene encoding signal peptide peptidase SppA — MNGKRWAALGIAAGLFIFSVIINFATAVAFKDFGGWSENFLAATEDEFIENVLIEGSGTNKILVLNINGVIQDTGQTVPSIFDTAGYNHHALLDMIKSATEDHTVKGIVVRVNSPGGGVVESAQIHDKLVEFKEKTKKPVYVSMGTMAASGGYYISAPADKIYAVPDTLTGSLGVIMQGINYGGLAEKYGVEFQTIKSGPYKDIMSPTRDMTEEERQILQSLVDNAYSGFVEVISKGRNLSESQVKKVADGRIYDGRQAKELNLVDELGYFEDAVEAMKKDHNLGNIRVVEYESNYGFGSIFSMGATRIFSDDFEMAGLMKILSQPNSPRLMYLYAE, encoded by the coding sequence ATGAATGGCAAACGTTGGGCAGCTTTAGGGATTGCAGCAGGATTATTTATTTTTTCAGTTATAATTAATTTTGCTACTGCAGTTGCATTTAAGGATTTTGGTGGTTGGTCTGAAAATTTCCTTGCAGCAACTGAAGATGAATTTATTGAAAATGTTTTGATTGAAGGAAGCGGCACAAATAAAATCTTAGTGTTAAATATAAATGGAGTTATTCAAGACACGGGTCAGACCGTCCCTTCTATATTTGATACAGCTGGATATAATCATCATGCTCTTTTAGATATGATTAAGTCTGCAACGGAAGATCACACCGTTAAAGGAATTGTGGTTCGTGTCAATTCACCCGGTGGAGGGGTTGTAGAAAGCGCACAAATACATGATAAGCTTGTAGAGTTCAAAGAAAAAACAAAGAAGCCTGTGTATGTGTCGATGGGAACAATGGCAGCTTCAGGAGGGTATTATATTTCTGCTCCCGCAGATAAAATTTATGCTGTTCCAGATACTCTTACTGGTTCACTTGGAGTAATCATGCAAGGGATTAATTATGGTGGACTAGCCGAAAAATATGGGGTAGAGTTCCAAACGATAAAGAGTGGGCCATATAAAGACATCATGTCACCAACTCGTGATATGACCGAAGAAGAACGCCAAATCTTGCAATCCTTAGTTGACAATGCGTATTCGGGGTTTGTTGAGGTTATTTCAAAAGGTCGTAATCTATCTGAATCTCAGGTTAAGAAAGTGGCAGACGGTCGCATTTATGATGGTAGACAGGCTAAAGAACTAAACTTAGTAGATGAACTTGGCTATTTTGAGGATGCCGTTGAGGCCATGAAGAAAGATCATAATCTAGGGAATATAAGAGTAGTTGAATATGAAAGTAATTACGGATTTGGTTCTATCTTTTCTATGGGTGCAACAAGAATCTTTAGTGATGACTTTGAAATGGCAGGGTTAATGAAGATATTGTCACAGCCAAACTCACCACGTTTAATGTACTTATATGCTGAATAG
- a CDS encoding NAD kinase, whose protein sequence is MPHRRNIYFFYKKEPEIMNEIKPLFEMAERYNFTIVNDHTIANIIVSIGGDGTFLQAVRQTNFRDDCLYAGISTSGSLSMYCDFHLRDIEKMIEAMNLEQIEVRRYPTIEVQVDNTASFYCLNECSIRSPIIKTFVIDVYIDDLHFETFRGDGMLVATPTGSTAYNKSVNGAVVDPLLPCLQISELASLNTSQYRTLGSSFILSGSRKLKLRVVQDGNDFPIIGMDNEAVSIRHVDQIDVSLSDKVIKMVKLKDNSFWEKVKRIFL, encoded by the coding sequence ATGCCACATCGTCGAAATATTTATTTTTTCTATAAAAAAGAACCTGAAATAATGAATGAAATTAAACCACTATTCGAGATGGCTGAAAGATATAATTTTACCATTGTTAATGATCACACCATTGCAAATATTATAGTTAGTATTGGCGGGGACGGAACTTTTCTTCAAGCTGTACGTCAAACAAATTTCCGGGACGACTGCTTATACGCAGGTATTTCCACATCTGGTTCATTAAGTATGTACTGCGACTTTCACCTTCGAGATATAGAAAAAATGATTGAGGCAATGAATCTCGAACAAATCGAAGTTAGACGCTATCCAACAATTGAAGTTCAAGTGGACAATACCGCTTCTTTTTATTGTTTAAACGAATGCTCTATTCGTTCACCCATTATTAAAACGTTTGTGATAGATGTATATATTGATGATTTACATTTTGAAACCTTTAGAGGAGACGGAATGCTTGTAGCTACTCCTACTGGAAGTACCGCTTATAATAAGTCAGTAAACGGAGCAGTAGTTGATCCACTGTTACCATGTTTGCAAATTAGTGAACTAGCTTCTTTAAATACGAGCCAATATCGTACGTTAGGTTCCTCATTTATCCTTAGCGGTTCTAGAAAGTTAAAACTTCGAGTGGTCCAAGACGGAAATGATTTTCCAATCATCGGCATGGATAATGAGGCGGTCAGCATTCGCCATGTAGATCAAATTGATGTAAGTCTTAGCGACAAAGTTATTAAGATGGTTAAGTTAAAAGATAATTCATTCTGGGAAAAAGTGAAAAGGATCTTTTTGTAA
- a CDS encoding acyl--CoA ligase, whose product MKRENLIAPESYNLVNEVEKFTQNPEKIALKWEDESGEKRQITYAELIRSANKVGNVLLSQGLKRGDKVLVIVPRLIEAYIVYLGALKAGLIVIPSSEMLKEKDLQYRITHGEVKGVISYYPYVDQFENVIEINNIFRFVVGEEKKEWLFLDKLMDGASPSMQTADTKRDDMAFLSYTSGTTGNPKGVVHTHGWAFAHLQTAAATWLSCTENDTVWATAGPGWQKWIWSPFVSTLCTGATGFVYNGKFNPKKYLQLLSDYSVNVLCCTPTEYRIMAKVDNLDEYSLPALHSAVSAGEPLNREVIDTFKRIFNIEVRDGYGQTENTLLVGVLKGMQIKPGSMGKPTPGNRVEIIDEEGNPCKVGEVGDIAVHIETPALFKHYYKDPERTSKQFRGDYYLTGDKAKKDEDGYFWFEGRGDDIIISSGYTIGPFEVEDALVKHPFVKECAVVASPDEIRGNIVKAYIVLRDGVDSNSQADIIKTLQDHVKELTAPYKYPRKIEFIDELPKTTSGKIRRIELRQKELAQQA is encoded by the coding sequence GTGAAAAGAGAAAATCTAATAGCACCTGAAAGTTACAATTTAGTAAATGAGGTTGAAAAATTTACTCAAAATCCTGAAAAGATTGCTCTTAAGTGGGAAGATGAAAGTGGAGAAAAGCGTCAAATTACATATGCTGAATTAATAAGAAGTGCAAATAAAGTTGGGAACGTTTTACTTTCCCAAGGTTTAAAAAGAGGAGATAAGGTTCTTGTAATTGTTCCAAGGCTGATTGAAGCCTATATTGTTTACTTAGGAGCATTAAAAGCAGGTTTAATTGTAATACCAAGTTCAGAAATGTTAAAAGAGAAAGATCTACAGTACCGTATTACACATGGTGAGGTAAAAGGTGTAATAAGTTACTACCCATATGTTGATCAATTTGAAAATGTTATTGAGATAAATAATATTTTCCGGTTTGTAGTAGGAGAAGAGAAAAAAGAGTGGTTATTTTTAGATAAATTAATGGACGGGGCAAGCCCCTCAATGCAAACTGCAGATACAAAGAGAGATGATATGGCATTCTTATCTTACACTTCCGGAACTACAGGAAACCCAAAAGGTGTCGTACATACACATGGGTGGGCCTTCGCTCACTTACAAACAGCAGCAGCTACATGGTTAAGCTGCACCGAAAATGATACAGTCTGGGCAACGGCAGGACCTGGATGGCAAAAATGGATATGGAGTCCATTTGTATCTACGTTATGTACAGGTGCAACCGGGTTTGTTTATAACGGGAAATTTAACCCAAAGAAATATCTACAGTTATTAAGTGATTACTCTGTAAATGTTCTTTGTTGTACTCCAACAGAATATAGAATTATGGCAAAGGTGGATAATCTAGATGAGTACTCTTTACCAGCCCTTCATAGTGCTGTTTCTGCGGGCGAGCCTTTGAATAGAGAGGTAATTGATACATTTAAGCGTATCTTTAATATTGAGGTACGGGATGGCTACGGACAAACTGAAAATACACTTCTTGTTGGGGTATTAAAAGGGATGCAAATTAAACCAGGTTCAATGGGTAAACCGACTCCAGGAAATCGTGTGGAAATAATTGATGAGGAAGGAAACCCTTGCAAGGTTGGTGAGGTTGGAGATATTGCCGTCCATATAGAGACACCAGCTCTATTTAAGCACTATTATAAAGATCCAGAAAGAACTTCAAAGCAATTCCGCGGGGATTATTATTTGACAGGTGACAAGGCCAAAAAGGATGAAGATGGCTATTTTTGGTTTGAAGGGCGTGGAGATGATATTATAATAAGCTCTGGGTATACGATTGGTCCCTTTGAAGTAGAAGATGCACTTGTAAAGCATCCATTTGTAAAAGAATGTGCTGTGGTAGCAAGTCCAGATGAAATTCGCGGGAATATTGTCAAAGCCTACATAGTTCTAAGAGATGGTGTGGATAGTAATTCGCAAGCGGATATAATTAAGACCTTACAGGATCATGTTAAGGAACTAACTGCGCCATACAAATACCCAAGAAAAATAGAATTTATTGATGAATTACCTAAAACAACATCTGGTAAAATTCGTAGGATAGAACTAAGACAAAAGGAATTAGCACAACAAGCTTAA
- a CDS encoding alpha/beta-type small acid-soluble spore protein gives MANNNSSNQLLVSGAQQAIDQMKYEIAQEFGVNLGADTTSRANGSVGGEITKRLVSLAQSQMSGTRA, from the coding sequence ATGGCAAACAACAACAGCTCAAACCAATTATTAGTTTCTGGTGCTCAGCAAGCTATCGACCAAATGAAATATGAGATCGCTCAAGAGTTTGGAGTAAATCTTGGTGCAGATACTACTTCACGTGCTAACGGTTCTGTTGGTGGTGAAATCACTAAACGTCTTGTATCATTAGCTCAATCACAAATGAGTGGTACTCGCGCGTAA
- the thiI gene encoding tRNA 4-thiouridine(8) synthase ThiI, which produces MKYDHILIRYGEISTKGRNRKKFIDQLSYNIRLKLADFPKLTIEKTRDRIYIRLNGEENVADITQLLKMVFGIQSFSIAMKIESELSSIKQAALAAVEDVGYRGKTFKVSVKRVFKQFPLDTNELNYAIGSHVLINTEDLKVDVRNPDINIRVEVREEATYITCKDIYGAGGLPVGTSGKAMLMLSGGIDSPVAGYLAMKRGLHIEAVHFFSPPYTNERSKQKVIDLSRKLAQFGGNIRLYIVPFTDIQQTIQGQVPENYTLISTRRMMLKITDEIRKRNNGLAIATGESLGQVASQTLESMFAINQVTSTPIIRPLVSMDKTEIIEISRKINTHDISILPYEDCCTIFTPSAPKTKPKVEKVEHYESFVDFNQLIEKAIESVEIIDFKAGEDPIQTEFNDLF; this is translated from the coding sequence ATGAAATACGATCATATATTAATTCGATATGGAGAAATCTCAACAAAAGGAAGAAATAGAAAGAAGTTTATAGACCAATTGTCTTATAACATCAGACTTAAACTAGCTGATTTCCCTAAGTTGACCATTGAGAAGACAAGAGACCGGATTTATATAAGACTTAATGGCGAAGAAAATGTAGCAGACATTACACAGTTACTTAAAATGGTATTTGGGATACAATCCTTTAGTATTGCTATGAAAATTGAAAGTGAGCTATCATCAATCAAGCAAGCAGCTCTTGCAGCTGTAGAGGATGTTGGTTATCGTGGTAAAACGTTTAAGGTGAGCGTCAAACGAGTATTTAAACAATTCCCATTAGACACAAATGAGTTAAATTACGCAATAGGAAGTCACGTACTAATCAACACTGAGGATTTAAAGGTAGATGTAAGAAATCCGGATATTAATATACGTGTTGAAGTACGTGAGGAAGCAACATATATCACTTGTAAAGATATCTATGGTGCTGGTGGTCTTCCTGTAGGTACTAGTGGAAAAGCAATGCTAATGTTATCTGGTGGGATTGATAGCCCTGTTGCAGGATACTTGGCAATGAAGCGTGGATTACATATAGAGGCAGTTCATTTCTTTAGTCCTCCCTATACAAATGAACGTTCAAAACAAAAGGTGATTGACTTATCTAGAAAACTGGCTCAATTTGGTGGCAATATCAGGTTATATATTGTACCGTTTACCGATATTCAGCAAACAATACAGGGACAAGTTCCAGAGAATTATACGCTTATTTCAACCAGAAGAATGATGCTTAAGATTACAGACGAAATACGAAAAAGAAATAATGGGTTAGCTATTGCTACAGGTGAAAGTCTTGGGCAAGTTGCGAGTCAAACTCTTGAGAGCATGTTCGCCATTAATCAGGTAACATCAACACCAATTATACGTCCACTCGTTTCAATGGATAAAACGGAAATTATTGAAATTTCACGAAAGATTAACACACATGATATATCGATACTACCTTATGAAGACTGTTGTACTATTTTTACACCGAGCGCACCAAAAACAAAGCCAAAAGTAGAAAAGGTCGAGCATTATGAAAGCTTTGTTGATTTTAATCAATTAATTGAAAAAGCAATAGAGTCAGTCGAAATTATTGATTTTAAAGCAGGAGAAGATCCTATTCAGACTGAATTTAACGATTTATTCTAG
- a CDS encoding cysteine desulfurase: MIYLDNSATTLPYDEVLDVFMKVSKEYFGNPSSIHRLGSNAERLLTQARENVAKILGCRPSEIIFTSGGSEGNNLAIKGVALFNKRRGNHIITSSIEHPSVEEACKQLEGLGFEVTYVKPDENGVIHIENIKNALRNETILVSIMHVNNEIGTIQPIEEIGKLLRDYPKVLFHVDHVQGVGKVPLHFPSANIDLCTISGHKFHGIKGTGILYVRSGVELTQLISGGNQENRYRSGTENTAGAVALSKALRMTFEDIENKISKMNIIKRSFIDKLSADVPLISINTPNERSAPHIINFSINGLKSGVFVHMLEEQGIYVSTTSACSSKKQAPSKTLLAMGKDEKTANSSIRISLTHFNKVEDVDIVINAIRDSLTKLEKIMR; encoded by the coding sequence ATGATTTATTTAGACAATAGTGCAACCACCTTACCATATGATGAGGTGTTAGACGTATTTATGAAAGTTTCTAAGGAGTACTTTGGTAATCCATCATCCATTCATCGTTTAGGTAGTAATGCAGAAAGACTGTTAACACAAGCGAGGGAAAATGTAGCTAAGATTCTGGGATGTAGGCCTTCTGAAATTATATTTACGTCTGGGGGTTCAGAAGGTAACAATCTGGCCATAAAGGGAGTTGCCTTATTTAATAAGAGGCGCGGCAACCATATTATCACATCTTCCATTGAGCATCCTTCCGTTGAAGAGGCTTGTAAACAGCTTGAGGGATTAGGATTTGAAGTAACCTACGTAAAGCCAGATGAAAATGGTGTAATACATATAGAAAATATTAAGAATGCACTTCGTAATGAAACAATTCTTGTGTCAATCATGCATGTAAATAATGAAATTGGTACAATTCAACCTATAGAGGAAATTGGAAAGTTACTTAGGGATTATCCTAAAGTTTTGTTCCATGTAGACCATGTTCAAGGTGTAGGTAAGGTGCCATTACATTTTCCATCTGCAAATATTGATCTCTGTACTATTTCTGGGCATAAATTCCACGGTATTAAAGGGACAGGAATCCTTTATGTTCGTTCCGGAGTTGAGTTGACTCAACTAATCTCTGGTGGTAATCAGGAAAATAGATATAGATCGGGAACAGAGAATACTGCCGGTGCTGTAGCTCTATCTAAAGCATTAAGAATGACGTTTGAAGATATTGAGAATAAAATTTCAAAAATGAATATAATAAAGAGGTCGTTTATAGATAAACTCTCAGCGGATGTCCCTTTAATTTCAATAAATACACCAAATGAGAGATCAGCACCGCATATTATTAACTTCTCAATAAATGGCTTGAAATCAGGAGTGTTTGTCCATATGTTAGAAGAACAAGGGATATATGTCTCAACTACGTCAGCCTGTTCTTCTAAAAAACAAGCACCTAGTAAAACACTTCTGGCTATGGGCAAAGATGAGAAAACAGCTAATAGTTCAATTAGAATCAGCTTGACCCACTTTAATAAGGTAGAGGATGTCGATATAGTTATAAATGCTATAAGGGATTCTCTAACAAAACTTGAAAAGATAATGAGGTAG
- the brnQ gene encoding branched-chain amino acid transport system II carrier protein: MKDIVLKKREILTIGLMLFALFFGAGNMIFPPLLGQLAGSNLWIAILGFLLTGVGLPLLGIIAIAYSGDNLQLIANRVNPLFGFIFTLTLYMAIGPFFGIPRTATTAYEIGVVPFLAVELNGNFSLMVYTVIFFLITYLLSLNPSKLVDRIGKYLTPALLVVITFLVGKAILSPMGPLQSPAESYEHSPFFKGFIEGYLTMDTIAALVFGIVIIHSVKEKGVTNKRLLLKTCTIAGLIAACGLAIVYVSLAYLGATSVEAIGYAENGGIILSSSASYLLGSVGTSILSIAITFACLTTSVGLVSACAKYLTTLTNKISYKSFVALLVLFSMGVANVGLTQLIAFSVPILIIIYPLAIVLILLSFAQPIIGEKRMIYSLALLGTGLVSIIDGLTSAGIEFPLLLQFLREYLPLYEQGIGWVVPAIIGAILGYLFSKRN, translated from the coding sequence ATGAAAGACATCGTACTAAAAAAAAGAGAAATTTTGACGATCGGTTTAATGCTTTTTGCCTTATTCTTTGGAGCAGGAAATATGATATTTCCACCTCTATTAGGTCAATTGGCAGGATCGAATCTGTGGATAGCTATTTTAGGCTTTTTACTCACAGGAGTTGGATTGCCTCTTTTAGGAATTATAGCGATAGCTTATTCAGGTGATAATCTACAGTTAATTGCAAATAGGGTTAATCCATTATTCGGATTCATCTTTACGCTTACACTTTATATGGCTATAGGTCCATTTTTCGGAATACCTCGTACAGCTACAACTGCATATGAAATTGGGGTTGTTCCATTTCTTGCAGTAGAGCTTAATGGCAACTTTAGTTTAATGGTCTATACAGTGATCTTCTTTTTAATAACCTATCTATTATCTCTAAATCCTTCTAAGCTAGTAGATCGAATAGGAAAGTACTTAACTCCTGCATTACTAGTCGTTATCACTTTCTTAGTTGGGAAAGCCATTCTTTCACCTATGGGTCCACTGCAAAGTCCTGCAGAAAGCTACGAACACTCTCCCTTCTTCAAAGGGTTTATCGAAGGCTATCTAACAATGGATACTATTGCAGCATTGGTCTTTGGTATTGTGATTATTCACTCAGTAAAGGAAAAAGGAGTCACCAATAAAAGATTATTATTGAAAACATGTACAATTGCTGGTCTCATTGCAGCATGTGGACTTGCTATCGTCTATGTTTCTTTGGCCTATCTTGGGGCAACAAGTGTAGAGGCAATAGGATATGCTGAGAACGGAGGAATTATATTATCTTCGTCCGCAAGTTACTTATTAGGTTCAGTCGGGACAAGTATTCTAAGTATCGCAATTACTTTTGCTTGTCTAACCACATCTGTAGGCTTAGTTTCAGCATGTGCAAAGTATTTAACAACTCTTACAAACAAAATTTCTTACAAGTCATTTGTTGCACTTTTAGTACTATTTAGTATGGGTGTGGCTAATGTTGGACTAACGCAACTTATTGCATTTTCCGTACCAATTTTGATTATTATCTATCCTTTGGCAATCGTACTTATCTTACTTTCTTTTGCACAGCCAATTATCGGAGAGAAAAGAATGATTTATTCATTAGCACTCTTAGGAACAGGTTTGGTTAGTATAATTGATGGTCTTACTAGTGCTGGCATTGAGTTTCCTTTACTTCTACAATTTTTAAGAGAGTATTTACCTTTATATGAGCAAGGTATCGGTTGGGTGGTTCCAGCAATTATTGGAGCAATACTCGGTTATCTATTCTCTAAAAGAAATTAA
- the ezrA gene encoding septation ring formation regulator EzrA, with product MEIIIGIIIVVALILILGIYFRKKIYKEVDRLEAWKIDVMNRPVTDEISKVKELNMTGQTEELFERWRRQWDEIVTLNLPNIEEYLFDAEELADKYRFSKSKAVLQKIENILQQTEDTIAKILEELKDLIGSEEKNRVQIGELKSIYRNVKKSLLAHHLSFGKAEAGLEKRLEEVNEKFSTFEDATTQGNYLEAREIVLFIKDSLSIMQEYISEIPELLTEYQSYIPSQLDDMIAGYKEMQNSGFMLDHLQIENEVELLQNKVVENLNRIEKLEIKEAKEAIIDIKESIEGLYDLLEKEVTANHYIQQEVSKIEQVLHSLHEESKSSGDETEFVQQSYRLTEDEIQTHKAIVKQIKQLLKQFLSIQTKLNEEHIAYSLIQEELEDVHSQIESVKEQHIKYCESLQTLRKDELYARDQLSEMRKALTESKRLLAKSNVPGLPQGYKELLVDAKDSLEAVVVKLEEKPLNMKVVNQILKDAQDIVSNTTTITEDLIEQVYLVEQVIQYGNRYRSSYRSISEALLEAEKSFRKFEYETALEQAASAIDEIEPGALKRIQAIIDDREPKQHI from the coding sequence ATGGAAATCATAATCGGCATTATTATTGTTGTTGCACTTATTTTGATTTTAGGAATTTATTTTAGGAAAAAAATTTATAAAGAAGTTGATCGTTTAGAAGCATGGAAAATAGATGTAATGAATCGTCCGGTCACAGATGAGATTTCAAAAGTAAAAGAACTAAATATGACAGGTCAAACAGAAGAACTCTTTGAAAGATGGAGAAGACAGTGGGATGAAATTGTTACCTTAAATCTACCTAATATTGAAGAGTATCTATTTGATGCTGAAGAATTAGCTGATAAATACCGTTTTAGTAAATCAAAAGCAGTACTTCAAAAAATTGAAAATATCTTACAGCAAACAGAAGACACTATAGCTAAAATTTTGGAAGAACTTAAAGACCTAATCGGTAGTGAAGAAAAAAATAGAGTGCAAATCGGAGAGTTAAAGTCTATTTACCGAAATGTTAAAAAGTCCTTGCTTGCTCATCATCTTTCCTTTGGTAAGGCAGAGGCAGGTTTAGAAAAGAGATTAGAGGAAGTTAATGAAAAGTTTTCAACCTTTGAGGATGCAACCACTCAGGGTAATTACTTAGAAGCTAGAGAAATTGTACTCTTTATTAAAGACAGTCTCTCTATCATGCAGGAATACATTTCGGAAATACCTGAGTTATTAACTGAATACCAATCTTATATTCCATCTCAATTAGATGATATGATTGCTGGCTACAAAGAAATGCAAAATAGTGGCTTTATGCTTGATCATCTTCAAATTGAAAATGAGGTTGAGCTTTTGCAGAATAAGGTAGTCGAAAATCTTAACCGCATTGAGAAACTGGAGATTAAGGAAGCAAAAGAAGCGATAATCGATATAAAGGAGTCAATTGAAGGTTTATATGACCTATTAGAAAAAGAGGTCACTGCTAATCATTATATTCAACAGGAAGTAAGTAAAATAGAACAAGTGCTTCATTCTTTACATGAGGAAAGTAAATCTTCAGGAGATGAAACTGAATTTGTCCAACAGAGTTACAGACTGACGGAGGACGAGATTCAAACACATAAAGCGATTGTAAAGCAGATAAAACAGTTATTGAAGCAATTTTTATCAATTCAGACAAAATTAAATGAGGAACATATTGCCTATTCGTTAATTCAAGAAGAACTTGAGGATGTTCATAGTCAAATTGAATCAGTGAAAGAGCAGCATATTAAATATTGTGAGTCTTTACAAACACTCCGTAAAGATGAATTATATGCTCGTGATCAGTTAAGTGAAATGAGAAAAGCACTAACAGAATCAAAACGATTATTAGCAAAGAGTAATGTCCCAGGTTTGCCTCAAGGATATAAAGAACTTCTTGTTGATGCAAAAGATAGCTTAGAAGCAGTTGTTGTGAAGCTTGAAGAAAAACCTCTAAACATGAAGGTAGTTAATCAGATACTAAAAGATGCTCAGGATATAGTATCAAATACTACAACGATAACAGAGGATTTAATTGAACAGGTTTATCTGGTTGAACAGGTCATTCAATATGGAAACCGCTATAGAAGTAGCTATCGTTCAATCTCTGAAGCGCTTCTAGAAGCAGAAAAGTCTTTCAGGAAATTTGAATATGAAACAGCCTTGGAACAGGCTGCTAGCGCAATAGATGAGATTGAGCCAGGTGCACTAAAAAGAATCCAAGCCATCATAGATGATAGAGAACCAAAACAACATATTTAG
- the refZ gene encoding forespore capture DNA-binding protein RefZ codes for MLKTETKKKVIDAAVYYFNTKGFDGTSVREIANKANVNVANISYYFENKNGLLEYLISNFFEGYLKVIEARFDELDKRSAKECLLLVVKDILVYQKSNRHLTRFVLRELTLDTLLIREIMTTYLAKERYYLKTIFEIGIKQKEFKKLAIPFTIIQLKGMLSMPYLHPQYLVEVLHVMPNEEYFTEQYYKEIERWINATVSEPFEKAVKTNNQIALSI; via the coding sequence ATGTTGAAAACAGAAACAAAGAAGAAGGTAATTGATGCAGCAGTTTATTATTTCAATACCAAGGGGTTTGATGGCACTTCGGTTAGAGAAATAGCGAATAAGGCGAATGTTAATGTAGCCAACATATCCTATTACTTCGAAAATAAGAATGGCTTACTTGAGTATTTAATATCAAACTTCTTTGAAGGATACCTTAAAGTAATTGAAGCTAGGTTTGATGAGTTAGATAAAAGGTCTGCGAAAGAGTGCTTACTACTCGTTGTAAAGGATATACTAGTCTATCAAAAAAGCAATAGACACCTTACTCGCTTCGTCTTAAGAGAGTTAACATTAGATACACTATTAATTAGGGAAATAATGACTACCTATCTTGCGAAAGAAAGGTATTATTTAAAAACTATTTTTGAAATTGGTATCAAGCAAAAGGAATTTAAAAAACTGGCTATCCCTTTTACCATTATCCAGTTAAAAGGTATGCTTAGTATGCCTTACCTCCATCCTCAGTATTTGGTAGAGGTACTTCATGTAATGCCGAATGAAGAGTACTTTACAGAGCAGTACTATAAGGAAATAGAGCGTTGGATTAATGCTACTGTCTCAGAGCCCTTTGAAAAAGCAGTAAAAACAAATAACCAAATTGCACTTTCAATATAA
- a CDS encoding GAF domain-containing protein yields the protein MFNVEMYKGTKEENYQFVIKQLTALIEDEKNTIANLANASALLNQFLENINWVGFYITEGEQLVLGPFQGLPACVRIPFGKGVCGTSAQNKETLRVADVHLFPGHIACDAASASEIVVPMIKNNKVLGVLDIDSPIKDRFDEIDQEYLEKFVDVLVTYMNEA from the coding sequence ATGTTTAACGTCGAAATGTATAAAGGAACTAAAGAAGAAAACTATCAGTTTGTCATCAAACAACTAACTGCTTTAATTGAGGATGAAAAAAACACAATTGCAAATCTAGCAAACGCCTCAGCTTTATTAAATCAGTTTCTTGAAAATATAAATTGGGTTGGCTTTTACATTACTGAAGGTGAACAGCTTGTACTCGGACCGTTCCAAGGACTTCCGGCTTGTGTTCGGATCCCGTTTGGAAAAGGTGTTTGTGGTACCTCTGCCCAAAACAAAGAAACATTAAGAGTAGCCGATGTACACTTATTCCCTGGCCATATTGCTTGTGATGCTGCTTCTGCATCAGAAATCGTTGTACCCATGATCAAAAACAACAAGGTGCTAGGCGTACTTGACATTGATAGCCCAATAAAAGATCGATTTGATGAAATTGACCAAGAATACTTAGAGAAGTTTGTTGATGTATTAGTAACTTATATGAATGAAGCTTAA